From one Musa acuminata AAA Group cultivar baxijiao chromosome BXJ2-6, Cavendish_Baxijiao_AAA, whole genome shotgun sequence genomic stretch:
- the LOC135614177 gene encoding probable inositol oxygenase isoform X1, protein MTMVVGDSKEMGLGGGFVVPDTNSFGQTFRDYDAASERQKSVEEFYRANHIHQTYDFVKKMREEYGKLDRVEMSIWECIELLNEFVDESDPDLDEPQIEHLLQTAEAIRKDYPDEDWLHLTGLIHDLGKVLLHPSFGQLPQWAVVGDTFPVGCAFDESNVHFKHFKENPDYDNPKYNTKLGVYSEGCGLENVLMSFGHDDYMYLVAKENNTTLPSAALFAIRYHSFYPLHKHGAYQYLLNKEDRENLKWLHIFNKYDLYSKSKVRIDVEEVKPYYLSLIEKVKVLDFFFSLCSPLLLSSYSSCCSTSQLS, encoded by the exons ATGACTATGGTCGTCG GAGACTCGAAGGAGATGGGTTTGGGTGGTGGCTTTGTGGTGCCAGATACAAACTCATTTGGACAAACCTTCAG GGACTATGATGCTGCATCCGAGAGGCAGAAGTCAGTGGAAGAGTTTTACCGAGCGAACCATATCCATCAAACCTATGATTTT GTGAAGAAAATGAGAGAGGAGTATGGCAAGTTGGATAGGGTGGAGATGAGCATCTGGGAGTGCATCGAGCTGCTCAACGAGTTCGTCGACGAGAGCGATCCCGATCTCGACGAGCCACAGATCGAACACCTGTTGCAGACCGCTGAAGCCATCAGGAAGGACTACCCTGACGAGGATTGGCTTCACTTGACCGGCCTGATTCATG ATCTCGGCAAGGTGCTTCTCCACCCAAGCTTTGGCCAACTCCCGCAGTGGGCTGTCGTCG gTGACACATTCCCTGTTGGCTGTGCTTTTGATGAATCCAATGTTCATTTCAAG CATTTCAAGGAAAACCCAGACTACGACAATCCTAAATACAACACCAAGCTTGGAGTTTATTCTGAAGGATGTGGATTGGAGAATGTACTCATGTCGTTTGGCCATGATGACTACATGTATCTG GTGGCTAAGGAGAACAACACTACTCTTCCTTCAGCTGCTTTGTTCGCCATCCGATACCACTCTTTCTACC CTCTGCACAAGCATGGAGCCTATCAGTACCTACTGAATAAGGAAGACAGAGAGAATCTGAAGTGGCTACATATATTCAA cAAATATGACCTGTACAGCAAGAGCAAAGTCAGAATCGATGTGGAGGAAGTGAAGCCATACTACCTTTCCCTCATCGAAAAGGTCAAAGTCTTGgatttcttcttttctctctgcTCACCGCTGTTACTAAGTAGCTACAGTTCCTGCTGCAGTACTTCCCAGCTAAGCTGA
- the LOC135614177 gene encoding probable inositol oxygenase isoform X3 — MICDHLIGRDYDAASERQKSVEEFYRANHIHQTYDFVKKMREEYGKLDRVEMSIWECIELLNEFVDESDPDLDEPQIEHLLQTAEAIRKDYPDEDWLHLTGLIHDLGKVLLHPSFGQLPQWAVVGDTFPVGCAFDESNVHFKHFKENPDYDNPKYNTKLGVYSEGCGLENVLMSFGHDDYMYLVAKENNTTLPSAALFAIRYHSFYPLHKHGAYQYLLNKEDRENLKWLHIFNKYDLYSKSKVRIDVEEVKPYYLSLIEKVKVLDFFFSLCSPLLLSSYSSCCSTSQLS, encoded by the exons ATGATCTGTGATCACCTCATTGGCAGGGACTATGATGCTGCATCCGAGAGGCAGAAGTCAGTGGAAGAGTTTTACCGAGCGAACCATATCCATCAAACCTATGATTTT GTGAAGAAAATGAGAGAGGAGTATGGCAAGTTGGATAGGGTGGAGATGAGCATCTGGGAGTGCATCGAGCTGCTCAACGAGTTCGTCGACGAGAGCGATCCCGATCTCGACGAGCCACAGATCGAACACCTGTTGCAGACCGCTGAAGCCATCAGGAAGGACTACCCTGACGAGGATTGGCTTCACTTGACCGGCCTGATTCATG ATCTCGGCAAGGTGCTTCTCCACCCAAGCTTTGGCCAACTCCCGCAGTGGGCTGTCGTCG gTGACACATTCCCTGTTGGCTGTGCTTTTGATGAATCCAATGTTCATTTCAAG CATTTCAAGGAAAACCCAGACTACGACAATCCTAAATACAACACCAAGCTTGGAGTTTATTCTGAAGGATGTGGATTGGAGAATGTACTCATGTCGTTTGGCCATGATGACTACATGTATCTG GTGGCTAAGGAGAACAACACTACTCTTCCTTCAGCTGCTTTGTTCGCCATCCGATACCACTCTTTCTACC CTCTGCACAAGCATGGAGCCTATCAGTACCTACTGAATAAGGAAGACAGAGAGAATCTGAAGTGGCTACATATATTCAA cAAATATGACCTGTACAGCAAGAGCAAAGTCAGAATCGATGTGGAGGAAGTGAAGCCATACTACCTTTCCCTCATCGAAAAGGTCAAAGTCTTGgatttcttcttttctctctgcTCACCGCTGTTACTAAGTAGCTACAGTTCCTGCTGCAGTACTTCCCAGCTAAGCTGA
- the LOC135614177 gene encoding probable inositol oxygenase isoform X2, with translation MTMVVGDSKEMGLGGGFVVPDTNSFGQTFRDYDAASERQKSVEEFYRANHIHQTYDFVKKMREEYGKLDRVEMSIWECIELLNEFVDESDPDLDEPQIEHLLQTAEAIRKDYPDEDWLHLTGLIHDLGKVLLHPSFGQLPQWAVVGDTFPVGCAFDESNVHFKHFKENPDYDNPKYNTKLGVYSEGCGLENVLMSFGHDDYMYLVAKENNTTLPSAALFAIRYHSFYPLHKHGAYQYLLNKEDRENLKWLHIFNKYDLYSKSKVRIDVEEVKPYYLSLIEKYFPAKLKW, from the exons ATGACTATGGTCGTCG GAGACTCGAAGGAGATGGGTTTGGGTGGTGGCTTTGTGGTGCCAGATACAAACTCATTTGGACAAACCTTCAG GGACTATGATGCTGCATCCGAGAGGCAGAAGTCAGTGGAAGAGTTTTACCGAGCGAACCATATCCATCAAACCTATGATTTT GTGAAGAAAATGAGAGAGGAGTATGGCAAGTTGGATAGGGTGGAGATGAGCATCTGGGAGTGCATCGAGCTGCTCAACGAGTTCGTCGACGAGAGCGATCCCGATCTCGACGAGCCACAGATCGAACACCTGTTGCAGACCGCTGAAGCCATCAGGAAGGACTACCCTGACGAGGATTGGCTTCACTTGACCGGCCTGATTCATG ATCTCGGCAAGGTGCTTCTCCACCCAAGCTTTGGCCAACTCCCGCAGTGGGCTGTCGTCG gTGACACATTCCCTGTTGGCTGTGCTTTTGATGAATCCAATGTTCATTTCAAG CATTTCAAGGAAAACCCAGACTACGACAATCCTAAATACAACACCAAGCTTGGAGTTTATTCTGAAGGATGTGGATTGGAGAATGTACTCATGTCGTTTGGCCATGATGACTACATGTATCTG GTGGCTAAGGAGAACAACACTACTCTTCCTTCAGCTGCTTTGTTCGCCATCCGATACCACTCTTTCTACC CTCTGCACAAGCATGGAGCCTATCAGTACCTACTGAATAAGGAAGACAGAGAGAATCTGAAGTGGCTACATATATTCAA cAAATATGACCTGTACAGCAAGAGCAAAGTCAGAATCGATGTGGAGGAAGTGAAGCCATACTACCTTTCCCTCATCGAAAAG TACTTCCCAGCTAAGCTGAAGTGGTGA
- the LOC135614176 gene encoding zinc finger CCCH domain-containing protein 35-like gives MMAMMMTGAEGGDRRHPTVVVPPWSSPFESPAAGIDYHLLAAAGGESTLALLQRQLRFDGQEAGWVEEDVEEPDSAVDVYSSDEFRMYEFKVRRCARGRSHDWTECPFVHPGEKARRRDPRKYHYSSAACPDFRKGGCKRGDACEFAHGVFECWLHPARYRTQPCKDGTTCARRVCFFAHAPDQLRVLSQHQQTPTLPAVESYDGSPLRQQQALECYISKKLMSSKTSTLMSPPVSPPMSPSRTALRRASWPVVTSLNEIVAALQQLQLTQANPAPSCWNLQLGDGLFGSPRCTAAGFNAGFCSLPSTPTMAGTSGGGLGWADDADGGLAQGEEPVERVESGRALRAKIFEKLSKECVVERAEAARPVPAPEVVK, from the coding sequence ATGATGGCCATGATGATGACGGGGGCAGAAGGAGGGGACCGTCGTCATCCGACGGTCGTTGTTCCGCCGTGGTCGTCGCCCTTCGAGAGTCCGGCGGCGGGGATTGACTACCACCTCTTGGCCGCCGCCGGCGGGGAGTCCACCCTCGCGCTGCTGCAGCGCCAGCTGCGGTTCGACGGCCAGGAGGCGGGATGGGTGGAGGAGGACGTGGAGGAGCCCGACTCGGCCGTGGACGTCTACTCGTCGGACGAGTTCCGAATGTATGAGTTCAAGGTGCGGCGGTGTGCGCGCGGCCGCTCCCACGACTGGACCGAGTGTCCCTTCGTCCACCCTGGTGAGAAGGCGCGTCGCCGAGACCCCAGGAAGTACCACTACTCCAGCGCGGCGTGCCCGGACTTCCGCAAGGGCGGTTGCAAGCGCGGTGACGCCTGCGAGTTCGCTCACGGGGTGTTCGAGTGCTGGCTCCACCCGGCGCGCTACCGGACGCAGCCCTGCAAGGACGGCACCACCTGCGCCCGCCGCGTCTGTTTCTTCGCCCACGCGCCCGACCAGCTCCGCGTCCTTTCGCAGCATCAGCAGACGCCAACATTACCCGCGGTGGAGTCCTATGATGGTTCGCCGCTACGCCAACAGCAGGCGCTGGAGTGCTACATATCGAAGAAACTGATGTCCTCCAAAACCTCGACGCTGATGTCTCCGCCGGTTTCCCCGCCGATGTCACCAAGCAGGACGGCACTCCGGCGGGCGTCGTGGCCGGTGGTAACATCTCTGAACGAGATCGTGGCCGCACTGCAGCAGCTACAGCTCACCCAGGCGAATCCAGCGCCTAGCTGTTGGAACTTACAATTAGGTGACGGTCTGTTCGGATCGCCAAGATGCACCGCAGCGGGGTTCAATGCCGGCTTCTGCAGTCTGCCATCGACTCCAACGATGGCGGGGACGAGTGGCGGCGGACTGGGGTGGGCGGACGACGCGGACGGTGGGTTGGCGCAGGGGGAAGAGCCAGTGGAGAGGGTGGAGTCGGGGAGAGCCCTCAGAGCGAAGATCTTCGAGAAGCTGAGCAAAGAATGCGTTGTGGAGCGAGCCGAGGCGGCTCGGCCGGTGCCGGCGCCGGAGGTGGTGAAGTGA